One genomic window of Medicago truncatula cultivar Jemalong A17 chromosome 1, MtrunA17r5.0-ANR, whole genome shotgun sequence includes the following:
- the LOC25483479 gene encoding F-box/kelch-repeat protein At3g06240, with product MAAATTNKQVRSAHIHDDIAVFILSKLPLKSLARFTCVQKSWSLLFENPFFVNMFHNNFLSKDDEDDDNETRLLLKKRTNGYPFHYSLCIFSGERLEDRVILDWPTPFQDDVYPIEILGSTSVNGTLCLYQDINDEITIVLWNPSTGEFKVIPPSVQPYDNIELNFHPHGFGYIRDRDDYKVIRRSKYPVGFEGNWVCVPEKENPLWEMDYLASFWESDVIEMYDPFWEIYSLRSNSWRKLDGVDHMPVPWKDSSRVNLNEWCHWLDKKYMVSFDFSNEMFSVTNLPPYSSNIMEELLNRHLGVLNQCVALVYTVANTASFHVWILNELGVEESWAKLFVVKPSTRIICAIGIGIKSGILYIKRNMELALIDLSTQTSEDIGVEAELACQKIVMYKENLLPFPFGETNN from the coding sequence ATGGCTGCTGCAACAACAAATAAACAGGTTAGAAGTGCTCACATACACGACGACATTGCAGTCTTTATTCTCTCCAAATTGCCTCTTAAATCCCTCGCACGATTTACTTGCGTTCAAAAATCATGGTCTCTTTTATTCGAAAACCCTTTTTTTGTGAACATGTTCCACAATAATTTCTTATCCAAAGATGATGAGGACGACGACAATGAAACACGTCTCCTCCTAAAGAAAAGGACAAATGGGTATCCCTTTCATTACTCGCTGTGTATTTTTTCCGGTGAGAGGCTCGAGGATAGGGTTATATTAGATTGGCCAACTCCTTTTCAAGATGATGTCTATCCTATTGAAATTTTGGGCTCGACTAGTGTTAATGGCACTCTTTGTCTCTACCAAGACATTAACGATGAGATAACAATTGTATTGTGGAACCCTTCAACGGGGGAATTTAAGGTCATTCCTCCTAGTGTTCAGCCCTACGACAACATTGAGCTTAATTTTCATCCTCATGGATTTGGTTACATCCGTGATAGAGATGACTATAAAGTGATTCGGAGGTCTAAGTATCCTGTAGGCTTTGAAGGTAATTGGGTTTGTGTGCCTGAAAAGGAGAACCCTTTATGGGAGATGGACTATCTTGCCTCTTTTTGGGAGAGTGATGTAATAGAGATGTATGACCCTTTTTGGGAGATATACAGCCTTAGAAGTAACTCTTGGAGGAAACTTGATGGTGTTGATCATATGCCCGTTCCTTGGAAAGATAGTTCTCGAGTGAACTTGAATGAATGGTGTCATTGGttggacaaaaaatatatggtGTCATTTGACTTTAGCAATGAGATGTTCTCTGTAACAAATTTACCCCCTTACTCATCAAACATAATGGAAGAATTGTTGAACAGACACTTGGGGGTGTTAAATCAGTGTGTTGCTTTAGTCTATACTGTCGCTAACACCGCTTCTTTTCATGTATGGATTTTGAATGAACTCGGTGTCGAGGAATCGTGGGCTAAACTCTTTGTTGTTAAACCTTCAACTCGCATTATTTGTGCTATTGGGATTGGAATAAAGAGTGGTATATTGTACATAAAAAGAAATATGGAGCTAGCCCTGATTGATTTAAGTACCCAAACTAGTGAAGACATTGGAGTTGAGGCAGAGTTGGCTTGCCAGAAGATTGTAATGTATAAGGAAAACCTTCTTCCTTTTCCTTTTGGAGAAACgaataattaa
- the LOC120575754 gene encoding uncharacterized protein, whose translation MPTDENLRRRGCIVVSVCNLCLTAAESSEHLFLSCIFAAQLWGWLGSRLNCVVDTSSFAALLSCRSASCSSQVAEIYLAAILHTLHTIWCARNSIRFSFLAPSLHAAQVRIHSSITMSGNASRGKCLPSDSPFLDSFMVSHHSRRVKDIISVLWKAPTSPWLKVNTDGSVIGGHAACGGLFRDSLGTFRGAFCCNIGIQSVFYAEVLGFIIAIEYAASKEWRQIWLESDSSSALLIFSNPLLVPIMLRNRWHNARRLGVQILSSHIFREGNCCADKLASLGHSCVGQVWLHNLPSALCLDFFRDRCGFPNYRLP comes from the coding sequence ATGCCCACGGATGAAAATCTCCGTCGCCGTGGCTGTATCGTTGTGTCCGTTTGCAACCTTTGCTTGACAGCAGCAGAATCTTCGGAACACCTTTTCCTTTCTTGCATCTTTGCGGCTCAGCTTTGGGGTTGGCTTGGCTCTAGACTCAATTGTGTTGTGGATACATCTTCATTTGCTGCTCTTTTGTCTTGTAGATCAGCAAGCTGCTCCTCTCAAGTGGCGGAAATTTATCTAGCAGCAATATTGCATACTCTTCATACTATTTGGTGCGCTCGCAACTCCATCCGGTTTTCATTCTTAGCGCCTTCTTTGCATGCTGCACAGGTTCGTATCCATTCTTCTATTACTATGTCTGGTAATGCTTCTAGAGGAAAATGTTTGCCATCGGATTCCCCCTTTCTGGATTCTTTTATGGTCTCGCACCATAGCCGTCGAGTTAAGGACATTATTTCGGTTTTGTGGAAGGCTCCGACATCCCCTTGGTTAAAAGTTAACACGGACGGCTCGGTGATAGGAGGTCACGCAGCTTGTGGGGGGCTGTTTCGTGACTCTCTTGGTACTTTCCGTGGAGCTTTTTGTTGTAACATTGGTATTCAATCTGTTTTCTATGCGGAGGTGCTTGGTTTTATCATTGCTATTGAATATGCAGCATCTAAAGAGTGGCGACAAATTTGGTTGGAAAGCGACTCCTCTAGTGCtttattgattttttctaaTCCCTTGTTGGTTCCTATTATGCTCCGTAACAGATGGCATAATGCTAGGCGGTTGGGAGTTCAAATTCTATCATCTCATATTTTTCGTGAAGGTAATTGTTGTGCGGATAAGTTAGCCTCTCTGGGACATTCCTGTGTTGGTCAAGTTTGGTTACACAATCTACCTTCTGCATTGTGTCTTGATTTTTTCCGTGATCGATGTGGCTTTCCTAATTACAGGCTCCCTTAA